The DNA segment GCTTATAATAGAATTAAGACCGTTCATGGACAAAATAATAGGATTCATATATTTCCAGCATGTCCAGCTTCTATAGCCATTGAAATTGGAAGAGTGTGGATGCCAAAGGCAGATTTACCACTAGTTTTATATGACCAGAATAATAAGCATAATAGATTTATTCACGCTTTTACATAATTCTACTTTGGTAGCTTCTGCAAATTTAGAAGTAATATATTTATAACTATTTCTACTACTTCTTCCTTTCTCGCATTTGGTATTCTTATTTCGTATCCGTCTATTATTGTAATACTGATACCATTCTCTTTTATTTCAACCCTAGCTAGCAACAAATCTCTTTCCCTAAATGGAATATTTCCGAATTCTGCAGCTACCCAAGAAGTAACAGCATCTATGGAAGAACAAGCTGCATCAATGGAGGAGATCGCAAGTTCCAGCGGAGATCTATCACAATTAGCTCAGGATCTACAAAATACCATTTTAAAGTTTAAAATATAGTGTAGCTAGGAAATTACATTTAGGAGCTATGTACATAAAAGCATGACGGAGCAAAAAAGATAAAAGGCCATATGAGCGTATGAATAAGAGGTAAGTCGATGCAGATTTTGACCTAGGACTTTACGGCAAGATAGATGTATACATAGAAAGCAAGGATTATACATTATTAATAGTATTACAATTTTGATAGGTATCATTTTGCTGAAAAAGTCTTTTTGGAGAAGAAGAGTATGTAGGTTAATATAAAACCCGGTTATTTAAACTTATTAGAAAACGGGCGGTTACATGAAAAGGTAAAAGAAGTTAAACGGCATCTTACGAAATGTAATTTATATCCTTACAAATGCAATGTCAACAGGAAAGATCAGTTAGGATTTTGCCATGCTACAGATAGAGTTATAGTTTCAAGTTACTGGATGAAAAAGGTGCCTGGCACCACCCGAATTTTTAAACACTAATCACTTTATTGGTTTTATGTCAGAATATGATTTATGGATGTTTATATTTGGTGCTTTTTTAAGTATTATTATTAGCATTCTACTTATTCTAAAATCGAAATGAAAGCGAGTTATGTTTTTACTAATCATGGTATTGCAATTAGAATTAATAATAGGTGTCCAGTTCAACTTCGTGGGCAAAGTTTAGGGTAAGATAAAAGTCATAGGATGATAGAACCTATGGCTTTTATCAAAACTTAAAAATATCCATATGGGAGAATCCATCCACCTTATACATAACAGTTCCTAGTTCACAGTTTATTCCTTACCACGTTGCTCTATAGCCCCCTAACCAACTTAGAGAAAATCTTTGTATATGATGGTATAAAAACAGGGGGCTGGCTTAAATGATAAGAAAACAATATACAGAAGAATTTAAAGAGCAAATAATTAAAGAATGCCAGGAAGTGAGAAACGTAGCCCTAGTAGCTCGCAGACACGATATTTCATCAAATACTATTCATAATTGGATTAGGAAAGCTCAAAAAAGAGGCTCAATTACTCCATTGCCGAAAAGCGAAGAAAAACGTATCCGTGAGGTAGAGAACAGATTAGAAGCTATAAGCAAAGAAAACAATACACTTAAGAAACTATTAGGTGAAAAAGAACTTGAGCTTGCAGTACTCTAGGATTTGAGGGATAGAATAAACCCTCAGTAGCCGACAAAGTTAAAATAGCTAAAAAGTGGATCAGTAAAGGCTATAGAGCATCCCTTATACTGGACTTTGTCGGGCTATCTTCATCCACATATTATGCTAATTTATCAAGAGAAAAAAGCAAACAAGAAGAAAATAATTCATCTGTTCCTTGCAAAAATGTAAGAGGAAGGAAAGTCATGGATACTCTTTAACCAAAACCGGTGAAAAGATATCTGAAAGAAATTAAAGAATGGCTGAACGAACTAATATGTGATGACGGTTTCCCCTATGGATAAAGAAATACCATTTGCCTAACAAAGAGTATAACTTGCTAATAAACCGTAAAAAGATTTATAGGCTTTGTAAAGAGCTAAATATACTAAAGCCCCAGCGAACAATACAAGGTATGATACTTCCTAAAATAAGAACGGATAACGGTCCGCAATTTACTTCCAATCTTTTTGAAGAAACAGTAAAGGAATTAGGCGTCATACATGAGAGAATTCCTGTAAAAACTTCAAACATGAATGCTCACAAAAAATCTTCATTCAATTCTAGAGGATGAATGCTACTGTCAAAACGAGTTTGAAAGTTTTATACAGCATTTATAGATGATACAGTAAAGGTCAAACCTTTTACGGCGTAATCTTTAAACTATCAATGAAAGAAATCTAAGTCCTTAGAAAGCTGGGTTTAAATATAGTAAGGTTTGGCTATGCGAACCATTGACGTGGAGAGGTGGGCATGGCAGCCTGTCACTGGTACGCCCTTCTTGGCCATGCCCCAGGGCATAAAACCATGCCCATAGAGGCTCCATGTCAATGGCAAACCGCCAAAGTTCATGTAAGAGTATGATTTCATGAGAAATACAAGGATATTATCCGGAGTTAGGGGACCAGCCCGGTATTAATGTGTCATTTGAAAAGCAGATGAAGAATGATGACATAGTTACTATGATTAAGAAATTGGTAGATTAAGTGAAAAAGGGGTGGATGGTTTGAAGAGAACTGAAACAAAGATAAAAAGGAATATATTTTCAGGGGTAAAAAAGCAAGGTAAATATATGTCAACTTCAGAAGTAATTAAAAGTTGGGATAATGGTACTACAGAGGTAATTGCTGAAGATATTAATGGGATAGGGTTAAGACCAGCCCAGTTTGGGGCACTATCTGCAATTAGAGCACATTGGACAGTAAGTAATAAGGATGCTACAGTTGTAATGCCAACTGGAACAGGAAAAACAGAAACGATGATGGCTGCCGTAGTAACGGAAAGTATTGAAAGGACCTTGGTTGCAGTTCCTTCTGCCTTATTACGTACCCAGGTATACGATAAATTTAAAACACTTGGGATTTTATATGATATTGGATATTTAAAAGATAGGGTAGTTCCACCTAATGTACTAAAATTAAATAACAATATTAAGAACTTTGATGAATTTAGAAGGTATATTGAAAAATCAAACATTATAGTTACAACAATGGCACTATTATGTAAGATGCAGGAAGATTATAAAACATATTTATCAGACATGATTGACCTACTTATAGTAGATGAAAGCCATCATATTAGTGCAAAAACATGGATGGAAACAAAATCTTGGTTTTTAAATAATAAAATAATTCAATTTACTGCAACTCCCTTTAGAGATGATGGTAAAAAAATTGATGGGGATATAATATATAATTTTCCCCTTCATTTGGCACAAAAACAAGGTTATTTTAAAAAAATAGAGTTTGAGCCAGTAGAAGAATTTGATGAGCTTAAAAGTGATAGAGAAATTGCTAAAAGGGCAGTATATTTACTTCAAAAAGATCTAAGGGATGGATATGAACATTTACTCTTGGTAAGGGCCAAAACTATAGCTAGGGCTGAAGAATTATTTGATAATATCTATAACAAATATTATTCAGAATTTAAGCCTATATTAATAACCAATAGGCAAAGTGCTAAAGAGAAAAAAGAAAGAATGGAACAATTAAAATCTTTGGAATCTAAAATTTTGGTTTGTGTAGATATGTTTGGCGAGGGTATTGATATACCAAACTTAAAAATTGCGGCAATTCATGATAAATACAAGTCTATACCTATTACGCTACAATTTATAGGAAGGTTTGCAAGGACTGCTGAAAAACTGGGAGATGCGAAAATTGTAGCCAATATTGCTGACGATGATATTGTTGATGCAATTGAAGAATTATATGAAAAAGATACTGATTGGAATCAATTATTACCTTTAAAATCTAACGAATATATTGATAAAGAATTATCATTACAAAAGTTAATTAGGGGGTTTAGTTCAGAAGACTTAGATGATGTAAGCTTATCCCAGTTAAAACCTAAAGTTAGTATGATTGCCTATCGCACAAATGATAAAAAATGGTACTGTGATAGATGGACTAACATTTTTGACGAAAGTAAATGTAGATACTTTATAAATCAAGATGAAAAAATATTGATTATAATTGAACCTAGAGAGGTTAATATTGGGTGGACCAGTCAGCAAGATATTTTTAATATTGAATGGCATTTATATATAGTATACTGGAACAATGATAAGAATATTGTATTTTTAAACTCAACAGATAAGTCAAAAGGATATAGATTAATTAAAGAAATTTTTGATAATGAACCCATAACCATTAAATCTGAGAATGTATTTAGGAGTTTTTCGGGAATAAATAGACTAATGTTAGGAACTGTAGGTTTGAATTCTGGAATTGATGGACCAGTACGTTATAAGATGTTTGCAGGAATTGATGTGGGAGAAGGAATATCAGAGTCCCAAAAAGCAAATTGTTATAAATCTAATTTATTTGGAAATGGATATAATGGAAATGGGAAAGTTAGTATCGGTGCTTCTCACAAGGGAACCGTATGGTCGAGATGGGTTGAGAGTATTGATTACTGGAAAAATTGGTGTGATCAAACCATTGATAAAATCAATGATGATACAATTAATGTTGGCAAATTACTAGAGGGAGTATTAACACCAAAGCTTATTAGTAAGTTACCAGAATCACATCCTTACAGAATTGATTGGCCATTAGACTTTGATGTAAATATGGATAGAAGGATTATAATAGACACAGGTTTGTATGAAGTACCAATGTATGAATTAGATATTAGATTAAAGAGTGTTAACCATAAAAATAATGATATTATTTTTATGGTTAAAGGTGAGCAATTTATAGAAGAATTTCGTTTATCAATATTAAAAGATAATTATTTTATTACAAGTGTATCTAATATGATGGCTGAAATAAAGATAGGAAATTCAAAAAAACAATATCTTTATGAATTTTTTAAAGAAGAGCCACCAACGATTTGGTTTGCAGATGGTTCTTCTTTACAAGGAAATATTTTAGTGAGTATTCCCAAAAACCAAATAATAGAATTTCCTGAAAAAAATATTATTAGTTATGACTGGAATTTGCTAGGAGTAGATATAAGGTCAGAATCTCAACTTGATAAAACAACAAATCTTAAGAAGAAAAATTCAATTCAATATAAAGTTATAGAAAAACTAATTGAAGCAAATAAATATACTATCATATTTGATGATGATGGGAGTGGAGAAATAGCAGATATAGTTGCAATTAGTGAAGAAGATAATACTATTACAATGAATTTATTTCACTGTAAGTTTTTCCATGGAGATAAACCAGGGAGTAGGATAAATGATTTATATGAAGTGTGTGGCCAAGCTGAAAAATCTGTTAGTTGGAAACAAAAACCAATCGATTTGATTGACAGAATGAAGTATAGGGAAGTCTCAAGAAATAAGGAAAATAAACCTTCTCGTTTTGAAATTGGAGATCTACATGAATTATCAATAATTAGAAAAAAGTTAATGAGACAAAAATCAAATATGAATATTTATATTGTTCAGCCTGGGGTAGATAGCGCTAAAATAACTACTGATATGAATAGTTTATTAGCTACATCTCATTCATACTGTATGGATACATTTGGCATAGAACTGAAGCTAATATGTTCATAAATAACATTAATAATAGCATGAAATTGGAATCCAATTATCTAGATTATGAAAATTATTAGATAACATATAGGTATAATTTATTATAGATTATGGATTATTATACAATAATTATAAAATACATGAATAAAACTTTTAAAATTGAATAAACTTTAGTTGAATCGATTAATATTTTGTGATATAATTTAAATTACAAAAGATCGATTAAAGACTGCGGGTGATTCACTGCCCTCAGTCTTTCTATTTTATATCGATATTTCATTTCATTTTTATATAAATTACTTATAGAATAAGGGTAACATTTTATTGATTTGGTGAATACTATATGATAAAATGACATTACAAAAGATCGATTAAAGACTGCGGGTGATTTTTCCCTCAGTCTTTCTACATATTAGGGGTGAAATTGGATGGAAAAACAATTCTCTATATATAGTGAAAGGGTTGAAATTCTTAGAAAACGGAATATGAGTATTGATAATAGTAGTGAAGAGAAAATCCTTTTAAATAAATATAATTATTATAATTTGATTAATGGCTACAAAGATCCCTTTCTATATAAGGGGACAAGCCCAAATGAACGGTATATAACTGGGACACGCCTAAGTGAATTGGAGGCCTTGTTGAAATTTGATACTAGTTTAAGGCTTCTATTTTTAAGAGAAATTTTAAAGATAGAAGAAATTATAAAAAATCAAATAGTTCAGTCGTTTTATCATTATCATTTATATAAAGAACCTGGAAATACTGAAATAGAGCGTGTAAATCTGCATAGGGACAGTGAATATTTAAGAAGGAAATATTATGATCTTACTGATTTATATACTGTTTATACTAACAATAGTTATGGAGTTGTTAGTACTACTGTATCATTTAATCATCCTAGAAGAAATTGTACAAGGTGGGATAGGCAATCTACATATGATAATTATATAGCCACAGTATATAGAACCTTAGGTCAGCAAAGGAAAAATAAAAATGATTCAATTAAATCTTATTTGGAACAACATGGTTATATGCCAATGTGGATTTTAATGAATGTATTAACCTTTGGAAATGTAAGCCATTTATTCACTCTTCAAAAAAGAGATGTGCAAATGGATATAATTAATTCACTAAACTTAAATTCTACTCCATTAATTTCAGATGATTTATCAATTGTCAATACCTCAAGAATTTTACAGATTTTAAGTATATATAGAAATATTTGTGCCCATAATGAAAGATTTTATATTACAAAAATTAAAGTACCTATTGATGATATTTATATGAATTTTGGAAACAAACTTCCTAATACTGTAGGTCCTACTTTAGGTAGAAGACTAAATGACTCTCAAAGGAAAAAAAGGCTAAATGCAAGGCAAGGGGTCTATGCATTAATTTTTATAATTTCATTATTTATGAATAAAAAGGAATTAAATGATTTTGTTATTGAAATTAGAAATGAATTTAAAAAACTTGAGTATAAATTAAGCACTATTCCTATAGATGAAATTGAAAGATTTATGGGCTTAAATTTTGATTGGTTCAGCTTGATTAAGAACTAAAGGGGAAGCTTAATGCTTCCCCTTATGGTTAATTATAATTTAGTTTGGCTTTTTAAACTTTTTATAGCCGATAGAAAGCTAATAGAGCTTAAAACTAATAAAAGTATCAATACAAATATAATATCTTTAATACTAATATTTCCATTTAAGATAATAAAACGCAGTGCATTAATTACATGGGTAAAAGGATTTAGTTTAACAAGAATAGATAGTAATCCTCTAATTTCTTCTGTGGGAAATAAGGCACTACTAAGAAAAAATAATGGAAGTACTATGGCATTCATTACGGTTTCATAGATCATTTCATTTGGAAGAGTTAGACTAATACTATATGAAATAGATGCCATAAAAAAGGCTGTCATAAAGATTAATAGTATTATAGAAATTATACTAGGTACATTTAAAGGTATCGTAACAGAGAATAATAGACTGATTAAGATCATTACTGCCACTTCAAAAAAGGAACATAATACCCCTTCTAAAATCTGACCTAATACTATAGAATATCTTTTAACGGGTGCTATTAATATTCGGTAGAAACTTCCATTGTTTTTCATAATATAATTCATCATGCCACTACTACTGCATGTAGCAAAGATTACTAATACAATTAATCCAGGAAGGATAAAGGCTGTATAGTTTTCAATACCAGTATTCTTCATGGTTTCACCTGCAACAGTGCTATAGAGAACCAGCCACAAAATAGGTTGTAAAATAGTAATAAATATTGTAAATAGATTATTAAATCTTAATTTTATATTTCTATAAAGTATAGTCATAGTATCCATTGTTATTCACCTCTAAATCTTTATCAGTTAATTTTAAAAATACATCTTCTAATGAAGGTTTTCCTATTTCAATTCCATTAAAAAGTATATCATTATCTATTAAAAATCTTGTAGTTCTATTTAAATCAAATTTACCATCATCTGTATCTATTAGAACTTTATTCTCTTTTAAAAATACCTGAGTTTTAGGATATATTTTTTTTAATTCTTCTATATATTTTTTAGCTTTATCACCTTTAGAAAAACTTATCTTTAAAGTATCCTTGCCTAGAAAGCTACGTAGTTCCAAAGGGGTACCTGTAATAATTTCTTTACCATCTTTCATAATACAGATACTATCACTTAAAATATCAGCCTCTTCAAGATAATGGGTTGTAAGAAAAATAGTAGTATTAAAATCACTACGAATAGTTTTTATCATATCCCACATAGCCATACGAGATTTAATGTCCATCCCTACAGTTGGCTCATCTAAAAATAAAATCTTAGGATTAGACATCATATTGAGAGCTATATCAAGCCTTCTTTTTACACCACCAGAATAAGAGGATACAGGATAACTTCTATATTCTTTAAGTCCAAAACTATCTATAAGTTTATCCATTCTATTAATGGCTATATCTTTTGGAACTTTATATAATCGGCTTTGAAATATCATATTTTCTTCTAGGGATAGATGAGTATCAATAGAAATTTGTTGTGCTACACAGGCTATATTAGATCTTATAGCTATTGGATTTTTATTGATATTTTCATCAAATATTTTAATACTACCAGAATCAGCTTCTAAATATGTTGTAAGTATTTTTATTAAAGTAGATTTACCAGCTCCATTTTCTCCAAGAAGTGAAAAAATCTCTCCTTCTTTCACTTTTAAGTTAAAATTATTCAAAGCCTTTACACCATTTTTATATGATTTATTTAAATCTTTTACCTCAATAGCATTCATTACTAATCCTCCAATATAGGAAATTGAATTTCAGTTATATATTTATTAGGATTTCCCCTTAAAATCATTCCAGGTCCTTTTATAAAAACTTCACGGAAAGGTGGAACTATTATTATTTCATTAGAATTAGCATATTCTTTTATAGCTTTATAGCCATCTAAAAGACTTTCATAAGGTCCAATATGGGTTACACATAAAGCTTTTATTCTAGGTGTTAATTTTATCTCTATTCCATTAGAATTTGGTTCTTCTTCTGTTGGTACACATAACTCCATTTCACCTATTTTAGTCCTATGGTCTATATTTAGATAATTGAAAAATGGTGCACCATTAGTTTTTCCTCTTATAGATTTAAAGACATTTGGGAATACCTTGTTAGCTTCAGTTACAACTCCGCTATATTTCATATAGGCTACTCTTATAGGTTCAATTTCTTTGATTTCAACTTTATAATTCATAAATCAATTCTCCTTTTTATTTATTGATATCCACACTTCAGAGTGACCAGTTATAGACGAATTTTTTAATATAGGGTATACTTCAACATCAGGAAGCCAACCATATTCATATCCAGAAAAGGGAAGCCATTCAGTATAAAATCTTCTAAATACTTTTTGAATATCTTTTTTAAAATTACCCTCATTTTCAAAGATGACCCAATTAGACTCTGGAATAAAACATTCATACATTCCTGTAGGAGTAGGTTTATCGGTTGGAACTCCAATGTAGTAATGTATATCTTTTGGGTTTTTGTATACACTAACTCCCAATATGCCCTTTGGCTCCTTATTATTTAAAGAACAAATCTCTTCAAAAATACCGCTCTTTAAAGTTTCTTTCCAAAATAAAGGAACCTTTTTCTGATTAGAGTCCATATTTTCTATTAGCGGAGTACGAATACCTACAAGGCGAATTCCTTTCTTTTCCTCTATATAATAGGGCATAGGTTCGTCTCCCATAATATTTATAGAAAACTTAATTCTTGGATATGCATTTAATACAGCTCCTTTCTTTTTAGCAGAACTTGGAGTTATATTGTGAACTCCTTTAAAAGCTCTGGTGAAAGAGGTTGGAGAACCATATCCATATTTTAAAGCTATATCTATAATCTTTTCATTTGTTCTTTGTAATTCAAACCCAGCTTGTGTCATTCTACGGCGTCTTATATATTCAGATAAGCTAATACCAGCAATATATGAAAACATACGTTGAAAATAAAAGGTAGAACAACAGGCAATATTAGCACATTCGTCATAAGATATTTCACCATCAAGATTATCTTCTATATAATCTATTGCATTACTTAGATTTTTTAACCAGTCCATTTTCTCACTCCTTAACTATAAGAATACAGTAATAATTTTTATTAAACCTTTCTTTTTATGTCCTCTTTTGTAAACTTTACCTCATTAAAAAATTAGTATCAACTCTTTAATATGTTTACTCAACTTTCCCACCCATGAAATGGGCTTGAACCTTGAAAAATTCATATAAAAACGCACTTTAAAACAACAAGAAACCTCCAAAGAATGGTATAATTGAAGTAACTAAAACCCAATAATACCAGTCGCTAAGGAGGTTTCCCATGACCAGTATATCAGATTTACAAAATAATGACCAGATGCTTGATTCTAGAATTGATTATTTCTTTAAGAAGCTTAACATTTCAAAAATGTTGCTTAAATCTAATTTCTACAAGGAATCAGGGGTTTGCTGCGTTACAATATTAAAAGCATTATTTTCTCTGGTTTTTAACGGCAAAAATCTTTATCGAACCCTAGTCCTACAAAGTGAAGATTTGCCTTTTAGGAAAAATACCGCTTATCGCTTCCTTAATGATGGGCGCTTTAACTGGGAAAAGCTACTTCAATTGATAATGACACGTCTGATTTTATTCATTGACGGTCTAACCGGGGAAAACTGGCAGTCAGTACTGATTTTTGACGACTCGCTTTTTAGCCGTAACCGCAGTAAAAAAGTAGAATTTTTAGCCAAGGTGTTTGATCATACTAGCCATAAATTTTGCAAAGGTTTCCAAATGCTAACTATGGGATGGTCTCGCAAAACACCTTTATGCCTATTTCCTTCTGCTTGTTAAGTTCCCATAATGATAAAAATGTGCTCTGCAAAGCCAAGACGACGGATAAAAGGACCCTTGCCTACAAGCGCCGAAAGCTGGCTAGACAGGAAGCTCCCGATGTGGTGTTAACTATGCTTCGCAGTGCAAAGGATATTCCGGCTAAATTTGTGCTCTTTGACAGTTGGTTTACAATGCCCAAGACCGTAATTCGAGTTAAAAGGGAAAATCGTGATGTTATAGGTATGATCCGTATTACAGAAAAGATCCATTATCAATACCAAGGTAAATGGCAAAATGTCAAAAGTATCTATCAAAAGATTAAAAAGTCCTCTAATACGAAAGGCATCATCGGATCAGTTTGTGTCAAACTTAGGGAAGATAGGGTCTCCACCGCCGATAAATTTATTGATGCCAAAATTGTTTTTGTGAAAGACCGTAGTTCGGATAATTGGCATCTCCTTCTTTGCACCGACATTTCCGTAAGTGATGAAGAAGTCGTCCGGGTCTATGGAAAGCGCTGGGATATAGAAGTTTTCTTCAAGGTTTGCAAGTCATATCTAGCCTTGGCTAAAGAGTATCAGGGACGCAGCTATGACATGCAAGTTGCGGCTACAACTATTGTTTTCCTTAGATATGCTATGTTATCTATGGAAGCTAGAAATGCTACCGATGATAGAACTATAGGTGATCTATTTTTCTACCTCAAAGAAGAACTGCAAGACATAAAGCTCTCTCAGTCGCTGATGCTTTTGGTTGATACCCTTCGCCAGACGCTAAGTAAATTGCCTTTGATTAGTCAGGAGATGGCTAAGATGATTATGGATACATTTTTGAATACTATACCGCAGCCTTTGAGACAAAAATTGTTATTGTGTGCGTGACTATAGATTTTTCAAGGTTCAAGCTGTAATTAGCAGGTGGGAAAGTTGAGATGTTTATTAATCTTATTTCAATTTTTTTAACCAGAAGAGAGAGCAAATTAATGCTCCCTCTTCTGATTAATTTCAGGTTCTTGCCACTGCATATAAGTCTCCAAATTGGATTTTAAAAAATTAAGTTGGGAGACTTTTTCTTTTTGTTTTTGATAATCCTGGTAGGCCTTTTCCTTTAATTGTGTTTGTTCTTTTAGCTTCTTTTTTAAAACTGGAACAGAAACTAATATATCTTCAGAAATTGAATTCCCTAATGCTTTTATAGAAGCTTCAAAAAGGATTATTTCATCAGTATGTGCTTTATAAAAGGATTCTTTATCTTTCGCCATTGCCAGGCATCATATATAGGTTTTAATCTATTATGGGTTTCTATATTTTTGATTTTTAAACTAATATTAGCAATATTATTTTCAATATTTTTAATATTAGTAGCCATATTTGTTAGTTCTAGATTTACCTTACCTATAGCATCATAGAGTTCATCTCTGGAATTAATTTGATGAATTGTCATCAAATTTAATGTTTTAGCCATGCTTTTCAAATTATGTTGTTTTGCCCATATTTCATAACCTCTAAATTCTTGAGCCTTTGGGTTATTTTTTAAATCAATGATCCTACCTAAATTAGAATGATTTCTTGGGCTAGTGCCACGAGATTTGGGTTTTGTAGGATATTTTTCTTTTCTACATACTCGGTTTTCTATTTCTTTCTTAATATTTTCCTCTGTATAATCTTCACCAATAGTCTTAGCTCTAGTGAATCTTTCCTGCTCCTTTGCTCTGAAGGAGATATGTTTACCTTCCTTAATTTCGTAACCCATTGCTCTCATTAATCTAAGAAAATCTTCCCAATCATTAGCTCTCTTAATAGCATTATCAATAGAGTATTGGAGCTGTGCTTTCCAACTCTTTCCTCTTTTTCGTTCTTGATATTCTTTATATGACTTACCTTCTTCTTTTCCTTGATTTTCAATAATGGATAATCCATATTCCTTGCAGAGTTTATCACTAATATTACGAATCTGATGGTAGGTTTTCTTATTAGAATTATAGGCATAGC comes from the Tepidanaerobacter acetatoxydans Re1 genome and includes:
- a CDS encoding relaxase/mobilization nuclease domain-containing protein, encoding MAITKIHPIKTTLDLSIKYICNPEKTDEEILISTHACGHETAALEFEMTRQSWNSSTKNLARHLIQSFDPDDKLTPEIAHEIGKKLIDEALKGKYEYILTTHIDKGHIHNHILFNNVSFTDSYAYNSNKKTYHQIRNISDKLCKEYGLSIIENQGKEEGKSYKEYQERKRGKSWKAQLQYSIDNAIKRANDWEDFLRLMRAMGYEIKEGKHISFRAKEQERFTRAKTIGEDYTEENIKKEIENRVCRKEKYPTKPKSRGTSPRNHSNLGRIIDLKNNPKAQEFRGYEIWAKQHNLKSMAKTLNLMTIHQINSRDELYDAIGKVNLELTNMATNIKNIENNIANISLKIKNIETHNRLKPIYDAWQWRKIKNPFIKHILMK